In Strongyloides ratti genome assembly S_ratti_ED321, scaffold srae_chrx_scaffold0000002, a single window of DNA contains:
- a CDS encoding Neurotransmitter-gated ion-channel transmembrane domain and Neurotransmitter-gated ion-channel family and Neurotransmitter-gated ion-channel ligand-binding domain and Nicotinic acetylcholine-gated receptor, transmembrane domain-containing protein produces MKFITIFWIFLIINNVISYLQSETSELLNQLLSDYDKRIRPYADDGIPVKIDMTIVLGILTEIRENQQVASFVISHYQKWQDPKLTWDPSEYGNIKQIVIPQSYLWVPKLFIYNSMDTKDMLGDNKYDVRVQHTGHVKLNIPQFVTCICRLSIELFPFDTQFCAIALASPLMTTSELKINVTDPPPDTYFSGNAEWLLLGVTVRNLAFTEDGEERPEILYIISLKRRPIYYLTVIVAPTFLISALSILGIFSPGTNDGPRNEKVSLGLGSLLAMTVLLDIVAGAMPKSNSIPLLGYYIIAVIILCAVAVAVSMALLALSRHFIQTQELPSTFAYRVLWMMPKRRPVDYWETDHNDEETKIVLPKYSDLIAIFNQIRHISLAQIRFRKKLEKQQMHSLIEKEWNKLFSRFDYFFLFVFQSLNLIILALFLRNAYSPIPTVPDDFAV; encoded by the exons atgaaatttataacaatattttggatatttttaataataaataatgttatttcGTACCTTCAATCAGAAACCTCAGAACTTCTTAATCAACTTTTAAGTGATTATGATAAACGTATACGACCATATGCTGATGATGGAATTCCAGTAAAAATTGATATGACAATTGTATTAGGAATATTAACTGAAATTAGAGAAAATCAACAAGTTGCTAGTTTTGTTATAAGTCATTATCAAAAATGGCAGGATCCTAAATTAACATGGGATCCTAGTGAATATGGAAATATAAAGCAAATTGTCATTCCTCAATCATATCTTTGGGTACcaaaactatttatttataatagtaTGGATACAAAAGATATGTTAGGAGATAACAAATACGACGTTAGAGTTCAACATACGGGTCATGTTAAGCTGAACATTCCTCAATTTGTAACTTGTATTTGTCGTTTGTCTATTGAACTATTTCCTTTTGATACACAATTTTGTGCTATTGCTTTAGCATCACCATTAATGACAACAagtgaattaaaaataaatgttactGATCCTCCACCAGACACTTATTTTTCA ggAAATGCAGAATGGTTACTTCTTGGTGTAACAGTAAGAAATTTGGCTTTTACTGAAGATGGTGAAGAAAGAccagaaatattatatataatatcattaaaaaggAGACCAATTTATTATCTCACTGTTATTGTTGCTcctacatttttaatttcagcATTAAGTATATTGGGAATTTTCTCACCCGGCACTAATGATGGTCCAAGAAATGAAAAg gtaTCATTAGGCTTGGGAAGTTTACTTGCAATGACTGTATTATTAGATATTGTTGCTGGTGCAATGCCTAAATCAAATTCAATACCACTTCTTggatattatataatagctgttataatattatgtgCTGTTGCTGTGGCAGTATCAATGGCATTATTAGCATTAAGTAGACATTTTATTCAAACACAAGAACTTCCATCAACTTTTGCTTATCGTGTTCTTTGGATGATGCCTAAACGTAGACCGGTAGACTATTGGGAGACAGATCATAATGATGAAGaaacaaaaattgttttaccAAAATATTCTGATTTAATTgcaatttttaatcaaatacGTCATATCTCACTTGCACAAATAcgatttagaaaaaaattagaaaaacaACAAATGCATTCattg attgaaaaagaatggaacaaattatttagtcgttttgattatttttttctttttgtctTCCAGTCATTAAATCTTATAATTTTAGCATTATTTTTACGTAATGCTTACTCGCCAATACCTACTGTCCCTGATGACTTTGCTGTATAA
- a CDS encoding Acyl-CoA synthetase family member 2,mitochondrial has translation MEIQNPFQISWDNIPFNTFHDFFFSSINKYSGSLAMIDHESGKQWRYSEIKDWTEKCIRRLKEIGVGTLSRVALITTTTVEVIFIHLACSMIGATVVAINGHASVDDIWSYIDVSESTHAICETSLLSKVEDVRKKALLRGMGRIKITTTMDEILYNHNIEITKKPLLKQSQRSISSNTIELQIDSNVSKDEEIIKESINNISLNNKISLPTPFLMVFSSGSVGMPKPIIYHHQSLIINLLQLCNPLFNYPTQKDNFLLPLNIHHLFGILSAYYALYCGSTLVCIPKFTLQTFYNAIDKHKITIIHLTPYILYNLATDTSLETIDFSSVKTINISGAPLDIQMARKVKSITKVNDMRQAYGMTELGGLCTWSYINNDKIESVGVPLPGMLIKIVNLETKTMCYPRQQGHLLVAGPQIFPSYYKNLKATNELIDSGGFYKTGDLAWFDEDGYIYIVDRIKDIIKCKNTILCPSEIESIIREHPAIDDCAVVGRPDHVSGECPAAFVVKNPAYPLLSTAEVRQHVASQIATFKELRGGVFFISEIPRSLCGKVIRRQLKGFWDRERQTGGGKDNNTNSIPGINNNKPTLTKRLSVGSFTSVKQQNNVQRKQSESKVPSKNLLKELPKVNNKIPLKNIPKNKTLIKEDKKGMNNVLKK, from the exons atggagATACAAAATCCTTTTCAAATATCATGGGATAATATTCCATTTAATACCTTTCatgatttctttttttcatctattaataaatatagtgGGTCGCTTGCAATG ATTGACCATGAAAGTGGTAAACAATGGAGATATTCAGAAATAAAAGATTGGACTGAAAAGTGCATTCGTCGTCTTAAAGAAATTGGTGTTGGAACATTATCAAGAGTTGCATTAATAACAACCACAACAGTtgaagtaatttttattcatttagcTTGTTCAATGATTGGTGCTACAGTAGTTGCAATAAATGGTCATGCTTCTGTTGATGATATATGGTCTTATATTGATGTATCTGAATCAACACATGCCATCTGTGAAACATCACTTCTTTCAAAAGTTGAAGATGTTCGTAAAAAAGCATTATTAAGAGGAATGggaagaataaaaattactacAACAATGGATGAAATACTTTATAATcataatattgaaataactaaaaaaccTCTTCTTAAACAATCACAAAGAAGTATAAGTTCAAATACAATAGAATTACAAATAGATTCAAATGTATCAAAAGAtgaagaaattataaaagagtcaataaataatatatctttaaataataaaatatcactACCAACACCTTTTTTAATGGTATTTTCATCTGGATCTGTTGGAATGCCAAAACCAATTATATATCACCATCaatcattaattataaatttacttCAATTATGCAAtccattatttaattatccAACACAAAAAGACAACTTTCTACTTCCATTAAATATACATCATTTATTTGGTATCTTATCTGCTTATTATGCTTTATATTGTGGCTCAACATTAGTCTGTATACCAAAATTTACATTGCAAACTTTTTACAATGCTATtgataaacataaaattactattattcATCTTACACCATATATCTTATATAACTTAGCAACTGATACCAGTTTAGAAACTATTGATTTTTCCTCagtaaaaacaattaatatttctgGAGCACCATTAGATATACAAATGGCCAGAAAAGTAAAGTCAATAACAAAGGTAAATGATATGAGACAAGCATATGGAATGACAGAGTTAGGAGGTTTATGTACATGgtcatatataaataatgataaaattgaaaGTGTTGGTGTACCACTTCCTggtatgttaataaaaattgttaatttagAGACAAAAACTATGTGTTATCCAAGACAACAAGGTCATCTTTTAGTTGCTGGACCACAAATATTTCCatcatattataaaaatttaaaagcaACTAATGAATTAATAGATTCTGGtggattttataaaactgGAGATTTAGCATGGTTTGATGAAGAtggttatatttatattgttgatagaattaaagatataatcaaatgtaaaaatactata ttaTGTCCTTCTGAAATTGAAAGTATAATAAGAGAACATCCTGCAATTGATGATTGTGCTGTTGTTGGAAGACCTGATCATGTATCTGGTGAATGTCCAGCTGCTTTTGTCGTAAAAAATCCTGCTTATCCATTATTGTCAACAGCTGAAGTAAGACAACATGTTGCTAGTCAAATTGCTACATTTAAAGAATTAAGAGGTGgtgtattttttatatctgaAATTCCACGTAGTTTATGTGGTAAAGTTATAAGAAGACAATTAAAAGGATTTTGGGATCGTGAAAGACAAACTGGTGGTggaaaagataataatacaaattcAATACCaggaataaataataataaacctACTCTTACAAAAAGATTATCTGTTGGTTCATTTACATCTGTCAAGCAACAAAATAATGTTCAAAGAAAACAATCAGAAAGTAAAGTAccatcaaaaaatttattaaaagaactaccaaaagttaataataaaattcctttaaaaaatataccaaaaaataaaacattaataaaagaagataaaaaaggaatgaataatgttttaaaaaaataa
- a CDS encoding Tetraspanin family and Tetraspanin, EC2 domain and Tetraspanin/Peripherin family-containing protein: MKYQDNRRYRENNSKYIGERYNSEYDDTYHMKRLDNGRYISRDNGEFSIKYNSDLTYSRGGCYTLAKYAMFTVNIIFGIVGFACLALGAWLRTDSRFREFLSERYRQAVAEAFWQAPTLYAFSYILIVFGAVSIVTSMIGCCGTTGRSNLFLITYSIVIFILLIFTISCSFYIIYKKDGIDVELSDALNYMVQHYYQGPGIVQESLDRLQTTFRCCGNAGCGDFLALRLDYPRSCDIRCDGCHHRIWIALSIGASVAIVLFGAVIISQFLAIFISLSLVFSDRDEDNYENKRERYDPAYRNEGFINSPHQQSYNSNQRNIPKNEYNPGKRVYSSRFFTG; this comes from the exons atgaaatatcAGGATAATAGAAGGTATCgtgaaaataattcaaaatatatagGAGAACGTTATAATTCAGAGTATGATGACACCTATCATATGAAAAGGCTTGATAATGGTAGATATATATCTAGAGATAATGGAGAATTTTCAATAAA ataTAATAGTGATTTAACATATAGTCGTGGGGGATGTTATACTTTAGCTAAATATGCAATGTTTAcagtaaatattatttttggaaTTGTTGGTTTTGCTTGTCTTGCACTTGGAGCCTGGCTACGGACAGATAGTCGTTTTAGAGAATTTTTAAGTGAACGATATCGTCAAGCTGTTGCTGAAGCATTTTGGCAAGCACCAACATTATATGCTTTTTCATATATTCTTATCGTTTTTGGGGCTGTAAGTATAGTGACGTCAATGATTGGATGTTGCGGTACTACTGGACGGtcaaatctttttttaattacttattCTATTGTAATATTCATTCTTCTTATCTTTACAATATCATGtagtttttatataatttataaaaaagatggtATTGACGTCGAATTGTCTGATGCATTAAATTATATGGTACAACATTATTATCAAGGACCTGGAATTGTACAAGAAAGTTTAGACAGATTACAAACAACATTTAGATGTTGTGGTAATGCTGGTTGTGGTGATTTTTTAGCTTTACGTTTAGATTATCCTAGAAGTTGTGATATAAGATGTGATGGTTGTCACCATAGAATTTGGATTGCTTTAAGTATTGGTGCTAGTGTAGCTATAGTTTTATTTGGTGCTGTTATAATCTCACAg tTTCTagcaatatttatttctttatcacTTGTTTTTTCTGATAGAGATGAGgataattatgaaaataaaagagAAAGATATGATCCAGCATATAGAAATGAAGGATTTATTAATTCACCTCATCAACAATCTTATAATTCAAATCAAAGGAATATTCccaaaaatgaatataatccAGGAAAAAGAGTATATAGTTCTCGATTTTTTACAGGATAA
- a CDS encoding Hypoxia up-regulated protein 1 yields MKITYFLTGFICFILSIAPIIEAVYAVMSIDLGDQYLKIGIVKPGVPMETVLNREFRRKTVNMIGIRKGERYFSDAAANLNVKYPINTYGYIMDLIGKQYNDTAIKIYKKRFPYIKLLADKKRNTVVVETDSGKYNVETLLGMILWNANEITNIYAGQKVNNAIITVPSYYTQYEREAIEVAAEIAGIKLLKIINEASAIGLNYGVFRMNEINETKHNMLIYDVGASKTSAVIIEYQKFINETSKQSYPVVKTLGFGYDRNLGGLKLTFRLRDYLVNQFNRYFLTSSNITESPRSMAKMLKEAERVKQVLSANTKHKAQVENVFEDKDFKAEIAREEFLYHISDLDDKWTKPIDKALEMAGLKLEEIDKFVLFGGGTRVPKILEILTKYLNGKEIGRFLNTDESASLGALYYGAYLAKGFQVKKFEIEEKNDVVEKLSEKYKIEKMSDEDIKASKAILKDYEKKEYEKAERDAAHNSLESTVYTTKDLLENSEFTKYATDDELSKIRETVEEVYLWLEDEVTSDTTSSDFIDKSKIIDYSLNPIKFRQKEHYERPKKIKSIEKILNETTKFIEIGKNLTDILSEDDIKTLQDAYDDTLNWWTVTSNALVDIPLNKDAPVTNIEIIEKAKELKRKWKVLENKMKNIIAEKLKAQAEKEAAEKKIVEEAAKKLAEEEKNKKEAENENDSENKTILNDEIANQETSDNANDSQRKETDVGDDETKSHIPEEL; encoded by the exons atgaaaataacatattttttaacggGTTTTATATGTTTCATTTTATCTATTGCCCCAATAATAG aagCAGTATATGCTGTTATGTCCATTGATCTTGGGGATCAGTACTTAAAAATTGGAATTGTAAAACCAGGTGTTCCTATGGAAACTGTTCTTAATAGAGAGTTTCGTAGAAAGACTGTTAATATGATTGGTATACGAAAAGGTGAAAGGTACTTTTCTGATGCTGCTGCAAACTTg AATGTCAAATATCCAATAAATACATATGGTTATATTATGGATTTAATTGGAAAACAATATAATGATACagcaataaaaatttataaaaaacgTTTCCCATACATTAAATTACTTGCTGATAAGAAACGTAATACAGTTGTTGTAGAAACTGATAGCGGAAAATATAATGTTGAAACACTTTTAGGTATGATTTTATGGAATGCTAAtgaaataacaaatatatatgctggacaaaaagttaataatgcTATAATAACTGTTCCATCATATTATACACAATATGAAAGAGAAGCAATTGAAGTAGCAGCAGAAATTGCTggaataaaacttttaaaaattattaatgaagCAAGTGCAATTGGTTTAAATTATGGTGTATTTAGAATGaatgaaataaatgaaaCAAAACATAATATGCTTATTTATGATGTTGGTGCATCAAAAACTTCAGCTGTTATTATtgaatatcaaaaatttattaatgaaacTTCAAAACAATCATATCCTGTTGTTAAAACTCTTGGATTTGGTTATGATCGTAATCTTGGTGgattaaaattaacatttcGTTTACGTGATTATTTAGTTAATCAATTCAATAGATATTTTCTAACAAGCTCAAATATTACTGAAAGTCCAAGATCAATGGCAAAAATGCTTAAAGAAGCTGAACGAGTAAAACAGGTATTATCAGCCAATACCAAACATAAAGCTCAAGTTGAGAATGTATTTGAAGATAAAGATTTTAAAGCAGAAATTGCAAGGGAAGAGTTTTTGTATCATATTTCAGATTTAGATGATAAATGGACAAAACCAATTGATAAAGCACTTGAAATGGCAGGATTAAAATTGGAggaaattgataaatttgtACTTTTTGGTGGTGGCACAAGAGTTcctaaaattttagaaattttaacaaaatatttgaatGGTAAAGAAATAGgaagatttttaaatacagATGAATCTGCATCACTTGGTGCACTTTATTATGGTGCTTATTTAGCAAAAGGTTttcaagtaaaaaaatttgaaattgaAGAGAAAAATGATGTTGTTGAAAAATTATCagagaaatataaaattgaaaaaatgagTGATGAAGATATTAAAGCTTCAAAAgctattttaaaagattatgaAAAGAAAGAATATGAAAAAGCTGAACGTGATGCTGCACATAATAGTTTGGAGTCAACAGTTTATACAACAAAAGATTTACTTGAAAATTCAGAGTTTACAAAATATGCAACAGATGAtgaattatcaaaaattcgTGAAACAGTTGAAGAAGTTTATCTTTGGTTAGAAGATGAAGTAACATCAGACACAACAAGCTCTGATTTTATAGACAAatctaaaataattgatTATTCGTTAAACCCCATTAAATTTCGCCAAAAGGAACATTATGAAAGacctaaaaaaattaaatcaatagaaaaaattttaaatgagaCAACGAAATTTATTGAGAtaggaaaaaatttaacagaTATACTAAGTGAAGATGACATTAAAACATTACAGGATGCATACGATGATACATTAAATTGGTGGACAGTAACAAGTAATGCACTAGTTGATATACCATTAAATAAAGATGCTCCTGTTACAAATATTGAGATAATTGAGAAGGCAAAAGAATTAAAGCGCAAGTGGAAAGTTTtggaaaataaaatgaaaaatataattgctgaaaaattaaaagcaCAGGCAGAAAAAGAAGCtgcagaaaaaaaaatagttgaaGAAGCTGCTAAAAAATTAGCTGAGgaggaaaaaaataaaaaagaagctgaaaatgaaaatgattctgaaaataaaacaatactAAATGATGAAATTGCAAATCAAGAAACTTCCGATAACGCAAATGATTCACAAAGAAAAGAGACAGATGTGGGTGATGATGAAACTAAAAGTCATATACCAGAAGAACtttga
- a CDS encoding 3-phosphoinositide-dependent protein kinase 1 produces the protein MYYLLSLNFKKLNKNYQFNLNMEGLTTNISDSGNSKRKKHPMTERNPNDFYFIKILGQGSFSTVYLGKEVDTGNEYAIKVVKKETIIREKKAKNIMREKDIMIMLTFKANDYPFITTLYSTFQDSKNVYFAMDYAKNGELFKYLQKLGCLDQKTTQFYSAEILLGLKFLHTNNVIHRDLKPENILLSNNWHVLLADFGSARMLGDQDMINGNNNVKLEPEPIITDRSSFVGTAQYISPEVINGSCFGPETDYWALGAIIYQMVSGNAPFKAVNEYNTLKLIKTLSYDFPQGFPSTSQDIVKKLLVLKPSERLGSQETGGIEAIQNHPFFDGIDWENLTKLRPPELKPYLPASAGEPAFYSDVYCNNTDISPGLNDAQMARLMGFNDFLQDWQNEKNDATLQCTEKYDYIVEDVVDKLKISKKTLFARCEEEYNMMMKKQRLEHKYHRFVEDNLILKSGIIDKKKGLFVRRRMFLLTEGPHLYYVDPQTMEFKGEIPWSKDIQTEAKNFKTFFVHTPNRTYYLFDPEKKAEEWCQAIEAVKAKYYG, from the exons ATGTATTATTTGTTATcactaaattttaaaaagttgaataaaaattatcaatttaatttgaat aTGGAAGGCTTAACTACAAACATATCAGACAGCGGCAATTCAAAACGAAAAAAACATCCTATGACAGAAAGGAATCCAAAtgacttttattttatcaaaatattaggCCAAGGATCATTTTCAACAGTTTATTTAGGAAAAGAAGTTGACACAGGAAATGAATATGCCATTAAAGTcgtaaaaaaagaaacaattaTAAGGGAAAAAAAG gctaaaaatattatgagagaaaaagatattatgATTATGTTGACATTTAAGGCTAATGATTACCCATTTATTACAACACTTTATAGTACATTTCAAGATagtaaaaatgtatattttgcCATGGATTATGCCAAAAATGgtgaattatttaaatatttacaaaaattaggATGTTTGGATCAAAAAACAACACAATTTTATTCTGCTGAAATTTTATTAGGATTAAAGTTTTTACATACAAATAATGTTATTCATAGAGATTTAAAACctgaaaatatattactttcAAATAATTGGCATGTATTATTAGCTGATTTTGGTTCCGCTAGAATGCTTGGTGATCAAGATATGATTAATGGAAATAACAATGTTAAATTAGAACCAGAACCAATAATAACAGATCGTTCATCTTTTGTTGGTACAGCACAATATATTAGTCCTGAAGTTATAAATGGAAGTTGTTTTGGACCAGAAACTGATTATTGGGCATTAGGTGcaataatatatcaaatgGTTTCTGGTAATGCACCATTTAAAGCTGTTAACGAGTATAacacattaaaattaattaaaactcTTTCATATGATTTTCCTCAAGGTTTTCCTAGTACGTCACaagatattgttaaaaaattacttgtTTTAAAACCATCAGAACGTTTAGGTTCTCAGGAAACAGGAGGAATAGAAGCCATACAAAACCATCCTTTTTTTGATGGTATTGATTGGGaaaatttaactaaattAAGACCACCTGAATTAAAACCATACCTACCAGCAAGTGCTGGTGAACCTGCTTTTTATTCAGATgtttattgtaataatacTGATATCTCTCCTGGATTAAATGACGCACAAATGGCAAGATTAATGGGTTTTAATGACTTTTTACAAGATTGgcaaaatgaaaaaaatgatgcAACCTTACAATGTACTGAGAAATATGATTATATTGTTGAAGATGTcgttgataaattaaaaattagcaaaaaaacattatttgcTAGATGTGAAGAGGAATATAACATGATGATGAAAAAACAACGTTTAGAACATAAATATCATCGATTTGTTGAAGataatcttattttaaaatcaggaataattgataaaaaaaaaggtttaTTTGTAAGAAGACGTATGTTTTTGTTAACTGAAGGACCACATCTATATTATGTTGATCCACAAACAATGGAATTTAAAGGAGAAATTCCCTGGTCAAAAGATATTCAAACAGAGgcaaagaattttaaaacattttttgttcataca ccTAATAgaacatattatttatttgaccCTGAGAAAAAAGCTGAAGAATGGTGTCAGGCAATTGAAGCCGTCAAAGCAAAATATTATGGATAA
- a CDS encoding Nonaspanin (TM9SF) family-containing protein: MLQLKIIQVFIFTIAILINLNGVIGDEHSNTYYSDEEIVLWMNNVGPYNNHQETYTYFSLPFCKGDKKNIEHYHESLSEALLGVELEFSGLDMKFRRNLPKTIFCEKKLSENDFLTFLYAVEHNYWYQMYLDDLPMWNPVGELVIDSIGSKDHYLYTHKKFEIGFNGNRIVDVNVTQSGKVLLKPHMNIQFSYEVYWLNSDITFDKRFEKYLDPGFFQHRIHWFSVFNSFMMVIFLVGLVGMILMRTLRKDYTRYHNVDEFSDDKDFGDDYGWKQVRGDVFRSPSMPTLFSSLLGSGCHIAAVSFIIVCHSLYEEMYTERGSFMSAIIFYYTILSPINGYVGASYYHKFGGKKWIRQIIIGTGLFPVSVSFVSLSINFVAIYYHASRAIPFTSMLTVIVICLFVILPLSFIGACIGRHFNKDVSYPCRINVVPRPIPDKKWYFEPLSLIIASGVLPFGSIFIEMYFIFTSFWAYKIYYVYGFMLLVIIILAIVTTCSTIVSIYCLLNAEDYRWTWTSFFAGASTTFYFGYMGLFSLAIGLMCGTIGYIGASKFIHKIYSAIKLD, from the exons atgcttcaattaaaaattatacaagtatttatttttacaattgcaattcttataaatttaaatggaGTTATAGGAGATGAGCATTCTAATACCTATTACAGTGATGAAGAAATTGTATTGTGGATGAATAATGTTGGTCCATACAATAATCATCAAGAAACATATACATATTTCTCATTGCCATTTTGTAAaggtgataaaaaaaatattgaacaTTATCATGAATCATTAAGTGAAGCATTATTAGGTGTTGAACTTGAATTTTCTGGTTTAGATATGAAATTTCGAAGAAATTTAccaaaaacaatattttgtgaaaaaaaattatcagaAAATGATTttctaacatttttatatgcTGTAGAACATAATTATTGGTATCAAATGTATTTAGATGATTTACCTATGTGGAATCCTGTTGGTGAATTAGTAATTGATTCTATTGGATCAAAAGATCATTATCTTTATacacataaaaaatttgaaattgGTTTTAATGGTAATAGAATAGTTGATGTTAATGTAACACAAAGTggtaaagttttattaaaaccaCATATGAATATACAATTTTCTTATGAAGTCTATTGGTTAAATAGTGATATAACATTTGATAAAcgttttgaaaaatatttagatcCTGGTTTCTTCCAACATAGAATTCATTGGTTTTCAgtatttaatagttttatgatggtaatatttttagttggACTTGTTGGAATGATTCTTATGAGAACATTAAGAAAAGATTATACAAGATATCATAATGTTGATGAATTTAGTGATGATAAAGATTTTGGTGATGATTATGGATGGAAACAAGTTCGTGGTGATGTTTTTAGAAGTCCATCAATGCCAacattattttcatcattattaGGTAGTGGTTGTCATATTGCAGCagtttcttttattattgtatgtCATTCTCTTTATGAAGAAATGTACACAGAACGTGGATCATTTATGAGTGCAATAATATTctattatacaattttatccCCAATCAATGGATATGTTGGCGCAagttattatcataaatttgGTGGAAAAAAATGGATAAGACAAATAATTATTGGGACAGGTTTATTTCCTGTATCAGTTTCATTTGTATCATTATCCATTAATTTTGTCGCAATTTATTATCATGCATCTAGAGCAATTCCATTTACATCTATGTTAACAGTTATTGTAATATGTTTATTTGTCATTTTACCTCTTAGTTTTATTGGTGCTTGTATTGGAAGACATTTTAACAAAGATGTATCATATCCATGTAGAATTAATGTTGTTCCAAGACCTATACCTGATAAAAAATGGTATTTTGAACCGTTGAGTTTAATTATTGCAAGTGGTGTATTACCATTTGGTTCAATCTTTATTGAAATGtactttatatttacatCATTTTGGGCATATAAAATCTACTATGTATACGGTTTTATGCTTTTGGTAATAATTATTCTTGCAATTGTCACAACGTGTTCGACAATTGTAAGTATTTACTGCCTTCTTAATGCCGAAGATTATAGATG gACTTGGACAAGTTTTTTTGCCGGTGCATCT acaacattttattttggATACATGGGATTATTTTCATTAGCAATAGGTTTAATGTGTGGTACAATTGGATATATTGGAGCATCtaaatttattcataaaatttattccGCAATTAAATTAGATTAA